The Candidatus Latescibacter sp. genome includes a region encoding these proteins:
- a CDS encoding DUF362 domain-containing protein: MKRRTFLLSAVGAAMTTSAFGAVFTRGRDVSYEPDQPLTSMGLRIEDGLNILKKGEKGNIPPDLREEILDNPKAVFIINAGVQTQKGERGGFAPCPDQMERLGNRVGELVFRKGSGKGGRTMINPNLVGGMSKQAPVETSFPGMVHPYFIVGLTDRLSDFGNANRAISARGALRHPQVVESGFQALLDKHRLLLIEAHLQWFKDYKNSELLKHKNPDGLVTRTFYTICPVFEKGTTYIDIAHAHTHKVGHTTLTLKNNQGVMPRGYGHICDAWTTLDIYRRDIFSDFNPDFRRAIEKTYVKHANMNYKYWDDGGFYKSYLNMGGYDAFVKAKAAYEKERQSLAKQYTGKELADATGKAMDKLYDIADSRIFWAEIWAQRMMDINAVLPAPYVSMVEGVFARGDNGTELLNFVTVGRNSTAVDAVTSWLMGQDPRELPYLRIANERGLGENNIEKIPLFTLSEKGVEKIADYRTVERGKLGIYNYGLNEPGLRYF; this comes from the coding sequence ATGAAACGTCGCACCTTTCTCTTGTCCGCCGTTGGGGCGGCGATGACTACCAGCGCCTTCGGGGCGGTTTTCACCCGTGGAAGGGATGTAAGCTATGAGCCTGACCAGCCTTTGACCAGCATGGGGCTTCGAATAGAGGACGGCCTCAATATTCTGAAAAAGGGAGAGAAGGGCAATATCCCTCCGGATCTCCGTGAGGAGATTCTCGATAACCCCAAAGCTGTATTTATCATCAACGCCGGTGTCCAGACCCAAAAAGGCGAACGGGGTGGATTTGCACCCTGTCCCGACCAGATGGAGCGTCTCGGAAACCGTGTCGGCGAACTTGTCTTCCGGAAAGGGTCGGGAAAGGGAGGCAGAACCATGATCAATCCCAACCTGGTTGGCGGAATGAGTAAGCAAGCGCCGGTGGAAACCAGTTTTCCCGGAATGGTTCACCCTTATTTCATCGTGGGACTCACCGACCGTCTCTCCGATTTCGGCAACGCCAACCGGGCCATTTCCGCCCGCGGCGCGCTCCGTCACCCCCAGGTAGTGGAGAGCGGGTTCCAGGCGCTCCTCGACAAGCACAGACTTCTGCTTATCGAAGCTCACCTCCAGTGGTTCAAGGACTACAAAAATTCCGAGCTTTTGAAGCATAAAAATCCCGATGGCCTGGTCACCCGAACATTCTATACCATCTGCCCGGTTTTCGAGAAAGGCACAACCTACATCGACATCGCCCACGCCCATACCCACAAGGTCGGGCACACGACCCTTACCCTCAAGAACAACCAGGGCGTCATGCCTCGCGGTTACGGTCACATCTGTGACGCCTGGACCACCCTCGACATCTACCGCCGTGACATCTTCAGCGATTTCAATCCCGACTTCCGCCGGGCTATCGAAAAGACCTATGTCAAGCACGCCAATATGAATTACAAGTACTGGGACGATGGCGGCTTTTACAAGAGCTACCTTAACATGGGCGGCTATGACGCCTTCGTCAAGGCGAAAGCAGCCTATGAAAAAGAGCGTCAGAGCCTTGCTAAACAGTACACCGGCAAGGAACTCGCCGACGCCACCGGCAAAGCCATGGACAAGCTCTACGATATCGCCGACTCACGCATCTTCTGGGCCGAGATCTGGGCGCAGCGGATGATGGACATCAATGCCGTGCTTCCCGCCCCGTATGTGAGCATGGTCGAGGGCGTATTCGCACGCGGCGACAACGGCACAGAGCTCCTCAATTTTGTCACCGTGGGGCGAAATTCCACCGCTGTGGACGCGGTCACCTCATGGCTCATGGGGCAGGACCCCCGCGAGCTTCCTTACCTGCGCATCGCCAACGAGCGCGGCCTCGGCGAGAACAATATCGAGAAGATTCCGCTTTTCACCCTTAGCGAGAAGGGAGTTGAAAAGATCGCCGACTAC